From Calonectris borealis chromosome 7, bCalBor7.hap1.2, whole genome shotgun sequence, one genomic window encodes:
- the SMC3 gene encoding structural maintenance of chromosomes protein 3 isoform X1 yields the protein MYIKQVIIQGFRSYRDQTIVDPFSSKHNVIVGRNGSGKSNFFYAIQFVLSDEFSHLRPEQRLALLHEGTGPRVISAFVEIIFDNSDNRLPIDKEEVSLRRVIGAKKDQYFLDKKMVTKNDVMNLLESAGFSRSNPYYIVKQGKINQMATAPDSQRLKLLREVAGTRVYDERKEESISLMKETEGKREKINELLKYIEERLHTLEEEKEELAQYQKWDKMRRALEYTIYNQELNETRAKLDELSAKRETSGEKSRQLRDAQQDARDKMEEIERQVRELKTKISAMKEEKEQLSAERQEQIKQRTKLELKAKDLQDELAGNSEQRKRLLKERQKLLEKIEEKQKELAETEPKFNSVKEKEERGIARLAQATQERTDLYAKQGRGSQFTSKEERDKWIKKELKSLDQAINDKKRQIAAIHKDLEDTEANKEKNLEQYSKLDQDLNEVKARVEELDRKYYEVKNKKDELQSERNYLWREENAEQQALAAKREDLEKKQQLLRAATGKAILNGIDSINKVLEHFRRKGINQHVLNGYHGIVMNNFECEPAFYTCVEVTAGNRLFYHIVDSDEVSTKILMEFNKMNLPGEVTFLPLNKLDVRDTAYPETNDAIPMISKLRYNPRFDKAFKHVFGKTLICRSMEVSTQLARAFTMDCITLEGDQVSHRGALTGGYYDTRKSRLELQKDVRKAEEELGELEAKLNENLRRNIERINNEIDQLMNQMQQIETQQRKFKASRDSILSEMKMLKEKRQQSEKTFMPKQRSLQSLEASLHAMESTRESLKAELGTDLLSQLSLEDQKRVDALNDEIRQLQQENRQLLNERIKLEGIITRVETYLNENLRKRLDQVEQELNELRETEGGTVLTATTSELEAINKRVKDTLARSDDLDNSIDKTEAGIKELQKSMERWKNMEKEHMDAINHDTKELEKMTNRQGMLLKKKEECMKKIRELGSLPQEAFEKYQTLSLKQLFRKLEQCNTELKKYSHVNKKALDQFVNFSEQKEKLIKRQEELDRGYKSIMELMNVLELRKYEAIQLTFKQVSKNFSEVFQKLVPGGKATLVMKKGDVEGSQSQDEGEGSTESERGSGSQSSVPSVDQFTGVGIRVSFTGKQGEMREMQQLSGGQKSLVALALIFAIQKCDPAPFYLFDEIDQALDAQHRKAVSDMIMELAEHAQFITTTFRPELLESADKFYGVKFRNKVSHIDVITAEMAKDFVEDDTTHG from the exons GTAATCATTCAGGGCTTTCGAAGCTACAGGGACCAAACCATTGTGGACCCATTCAGCTCAAAACACAATGTCATTG tgggaagaaatggatctggaaaaagcaactttttttatG CAATTCAGTTTGTCCTCAGTGATGAGTTTAGTCATCTTCGCCCAGAGCAGAGACTGGCTTTGTTGCAT GAAGGTACAGGTCCTCGTGTTATTTCAGCGtttgtggaaattatttttgacaATTCGGACAACAGGTTACCG attGATAAAGAGGAAGTCTCACTTCGCAGAGTCATTGGAGCCAAGAAGGACCAATATTTCTTAGACAAGAAAATGGTGAC gaaaaatgaTGTAATGAATCTTCTTGAAAGTGCTGGATTTTCTCGCAGTAATCCCTACTATATTGTCAAACAAGGAAAG ATCAACCAGATGGCCACAGCTCCTGACTCACAAAGACTGAAGTTACTAAGAGAAGTAGCTGGTACCAGAGTGTACGATGAACGTAAAGAAGAGAGTATTTCACTAATGAAAGAAACAG AGGGTAAGCGAGAGAAGATCAATGAGTTGTTGAAATACATTGAAGAGAGACTGCATACCctagaagaggagaaagaagagctggCTCAGTACCAGAAATGGGATAAAATGAGGAGAGCATTGGAATACACCATTTATAATCAGGAGCTTAATGAAACCCGAGCTAAGCTTGATGAG CTTTCTGCCAAACGAGAGACAAGTGGAGAGAAATCCAGGCAGCTGAGAGATGCACAGCAAGACGCTAGAGATAAAATGGAG GAAATAGAACGGCAAGTTCGAGAACTGAAGACAAAGATTTCagcaatgaaagaagagaaagaacaactTAGTGCTGAAAGACAGGAGCAGATTAAACAGAGGACTAAATTAGAGCTGAAGGCTAAAGATCTGCAGGATGAATTAGCTGGCAACAGTGAACAAAGG AAAAGACTGTTAAAAGAGAGGCAAAAGCTTCTTGAGAAAATtgaggagaagcagaaagaattAGCAGAAACGGAGCCGAAATTCAacagtgtaaaagaaaaagaagagaggggaATTGCTAG ACTTGCACAGGCTACGCAGGAAAGAACAGATCTTTACGCAAAACAAGGTCGAGGAAGCCAGTTTACTTCCAAAGAAGAAAGAGATAAGTGGATAAAGAAAGAACTGAAGTCTTTAGATCAAGCCATCAATGACAAGAAGCGGCAGATTGCAGCTATACACAAGGATTTAGAGGATACAGAggcaaacaaggagaaaaatttaGAACAGTACAGT aaaCTGGACCAGGATCTTAATGAAGTGAAGGCTCGTGTTGAGGAACTGGACAGAAAATActatgaagtgaaaaataaaaaggatgaacTACAGAGCGAAAGAAA tTATCTATGGAGAGAAGAGAATGCAGAACAACAAGCTCTTGCTGCAAAGCGGGaggatttagaaaagaaacagcagcttctCAGAGCAGCAACAGGAAAG GCCATTTTGAATGGTATAGACAGCATAAACAAAGTTTTGGAGCACTTCCGTCGAAAAGGCATAAACCAGCATGTTCTAAATGGCTATCATGGCATTGTGATGAATAACTTTGAATGCGAACCAGCTTTCTACACCTGTGTTGAAGTTACTGCAGGGAACAG GTTGTTTTATCACATTGTGGATTCTGATGAGGTCAGTACAAAGATCCTAATGGAATTTAACAAAATGAACCTTCCTGGAGAAGTTACTTTCCTCCCTCTGAACAAGCTGGATGTTAGAGATACTGCATATCCTGAGACTAAT GATGCTATTCCTATGATCAGTAAGCTGAGATACAATCCAAGATTTGACAAAGCTTTCAAACATGTTTTTGGAAAGACTCTAATTTGTCGTAGCATGGAAGTGTCTACCCAGCTGGCCAGAGCTTTCACTATGGATTGTATTACTCTGGAAG GTGATCAAGTCAGCCATCGTGGTGCTTTGACTGGAGGTTATTATGACACAAGGAAATCTCGGCTTGAATTGCAAAAAGATGTTAGAAAGGCAGAAGAAGAACTTGGTGAACTCGAAGCAAAACTCAATGAAAACTTACGCAGAAACATTGAAA GGATTAATAATGAGATTGACCAGCTAATGAACCAAATGCAGCAAATTGAGACACAGCAGAGAAAGTTCAAAGCCTCTCGAGACAGTATTTTGTCAGAgatgaaaatgctgaaggagaaaaggCAGCAGTCTGAAAAGACATTTATGCCTAAG CAACGCAGTTTGCAGAGCTTGGAGGCCAGTTTACATGCTATGGAGTCAACTAGAGAATCATTAAAAGCAGAACTGGGGACAGATTTGTTGTCTCAGCTCAGTCTCGAAGATCAGAAACGTGTGGATGCTCTTAATGATGAAATTCGACAACTACAGCAa gaaaacagacagcttttgaatGAGAGGATTAAGCTAGAAGGCATTATCACAAGAGTTGAAACATATCTCAATGAGAATCTGAGAAAACGCTTAGACCAAGTGGAACAA GAACTGAATGAGCTACGAGAAACAGAAGGTGGCACAGTTCTCACTGCTACAACGTCGGAACTTGAGGCTATCAACAAACGAGTGAAAGATACACTGGCTCGGTCAGATG ATCTGGATAATTCTATTGACAAAACAGAAGCAGGAATTAAAGAGCTTCAAAAGAGCATGGAACGCTGGAAGAACATGGAAAAGGAGCATATGGATGCCATTAACCACGACACAAAAGAACTTGAAAAAATGACTAACAGGCAAGGCATGCTCCTCAAGAAGAAAGAGGAATGCATGAAGAAAATCCGAGAGTTGGGTTCACTTCCACAGGAGGCTTTTGAAAAGTATCAGACTTTAAGTTTGAAGCAG ttaTTCCGCAAACTGGAGCAGTGCAATACGGAACTAAAGAAATACAGTCACGTTAATAAAAAAGCTTTAGATCAGTTTGTGAATTtctcagagcagaaggaaaaattgaTAAAAAGACAAGAGGAACTGGACAGAGGCTACAAGTCCATCATGGAGCTGATGAATGTCCTTGAGCTCAGGAAATATGAGGCTATTCAGCTGACTTTCAAACAG gtgtCAAAAAATTTCAGTGAAGTATTCCAGAAGTTAGTCCCTGGTGGCAAGGCCACGTTAGTGATGAAGAAAGGAGATGTGGAGGGCAGTCAGTCCCAGGATGAAGGTGAAGGCAGCACTGAGAGTGAAAGGGGATCTGGATCTCAGAGCAGTGTACCATCTGTAGACCAGTTCACTGGAGTTGGCATAAgg GTATCATTCACAGGGAAGCAGGGTGAAATGAGAGAAATGCAGCAACTCTCAGGTGGACAGAAATCATTAGTGGCCCTAGCCCTGATATTTGCTATCCAGAAATGTGATCCAGCTCCATTTTACTTGTTTGATGAAATTGACCAAGCCCTGGATGCTCAGCACAGAAAAGCTGTTTCAG ATATGATTATGGAACTAGCTGAACATGCTCAGTTTATTACAACAACTTTTAGGCCTGAACTGCTTGAGTCAGCTGACAAGTTCTATGGTGTAAAATTCAGAAACAAG GTTAGTCATATTGATGTGATCACAGCAGAAATGGCCAAAGACTTTGTAGAAGATGACACCACGCATGGCTAA
- the SMC3 gene encoding structural maintenance of chromosomes protein 3 isoform X3, which yields MYIKQVIIQGFRSYRDQTIVDPFSSKHNVIVGRNGSGKSNFFYAIQFVLSDEFSHLRPEQRLALLHEGTGPRVISAFVEIIFDNSDNRLPIDKEEVSLRRVIGAKKDQYFLDKKMVTKNDVMNLLESAGFSRSNPYYIVKQGKINQMATAPDSQRLKLLREVAGTRVYDERKEESISLMKETEGKREKINELLKYIEERLHTLEEEKEELAQYQKWDKMRRALEYTIYNQELNETRAKLDELSAKRETSGEKSRQLRDAQQDARDKMEEIERQVRELKTKISAMKEEKEQLSAERQEQIKQRTKLELKAKDLQDELAGNSEQRKLDQDLNEVKARVEELDRKYYEVKNKKDELQSERNYLWREENAEQQALAAKREDLEKKQQLLRAATGKAILNGIDSINKVLEHFRRKGINQHVLNGYHGIVMNNFECEPAFYTCVEVTAGNRLFYHIVDSDEVSTKILMEFNKMNLPGEVTFLPLNKLDVRDTAYPETNDAIPMISKLRYNPRFDKAFKHVFGKTLICRSMEVSTQLARAFTMDCITLEGDQVSHRGALTGGYYDTRKSRLELQKDVRKAEEELGELEAKLNENLRRNIERINNEIDQLMNQMQQIETQQRKFKASRDSILSEMKMLKEKRQQSEKTFMPKQRSLQSLEASLHAMESTRESLKAELGTDLLSQLSLEDQKRVDALNDEIRQLQQENRQLLNERIKLEGIITRVETYLNENLRKRLDQVEQELNELRETEGGTVLTATTSELEAINKRVKDTLARSDDLDNSIDKTEAGIKELQKSMERWKNMEKEHMDAINHDTKELEKMTNRQGMLLKKKEECMKKIRELGSLPQEAFEKYQTLSLKQLFRKLEQCNTELKKYSHVNKKALDQFVNFSEQKEKLIKRQEELDRGYKSIMELMNVLELRKYEAIQLTFKQVSKNFSEVFQKLVPGGKATLVMKKGDVEGSQSQDEGEGSTESERGSGSQSSVPSVDQFTGVGIRVSFTGKQGEMREMQQLSGGQKSLVALALIFAIQKCDPAPFYLFDEIDQALDAQHRKAVSDMIMELAEHAQFITTTFRPELLESADKFYGVKFRNKVSHIDVITAEMAKDFVEDDTTHG from the exons GTAATCATTCAGGGCTTTCGAAGCTACAGGGACCAAACCATTGTGGACCCATTCAGCTCAAAACACAATGTCATTG tgggaagaaatggatctggaaaaagcaactttttttatG CAATTCAGTTTGTCCTCAGTGATGAGTTTAGTCATCTTCGCCCAGAGCAGAGACTGGCTTTGTTGCAT GAAGGTACAGGTCCTCGTGTTATTTCAGCGtttgtggaaattatttttgacaATTCGGACAACAGGTTACCG attGATAAAGAGGAAGTCTCACTTCGCAGAGTCATTGGAGCCAAGAAGGACCAATATTTCTTAGACAAGAAAATGGTGAC gaaaaatgaTGTAATGAATCTTCTTGAAAGTGCTGGATTTTCTCGCAGTAATCCCTACTATATTGTCAAACAAGGAAAG ATCAACCAGATGGCCACAGCTCCTGACTCACAAAGACTGAAGTTACTAAGAGAAGTAGCTGGTACCAGAGTGTACGATGAACGTAAAGAAGAGAGTATTTCACTAATGAAAGAAACAG AGGGTAAGCGAGAGAAGATCAATGAGTTGTTGAAATACATTGAAGAGAGACTGCATACCctagaagaggagaaagaagagctggCTCAGTACCAGAAATGGGATAAAATGAGGAGAGCATTGGAATACACCATTTATAATCAGGAGCTTAATGAAACCCGAGCTAAGCTTGATGAG CTTTCTGCCAAACGAGAGACAAGTGGAGAGAAATCCAGGCAGCTGAGAGATGCACAGCAAGACGCTAGAGATAAAATGGAG GAAATAGAACGGCAAGTTCGAGAACTGAAGACAAAGATTTCagcaatgaaagaagagaaagaacaactTAGTGCTGAAAGACAGGAGCAGATTAAACAGAGGACTAAATTAGAGCTGAAGGCTAAAGATCTGCAGGATGAATTAGCTGGCAACAGTGAACAAAGG aaaCTGGACCAGGATCTTAATGAAGTGAAGGCTCGTGTTGAGGAACTGGACAGAAAATActatgaagtgaaaaataaaaaggatgaacTACAGAGCGAAAGAAA tTATCTATGGAGAGAAGAGAATGCAGAACAACAAGCTCTTGCTGCAAAGCGGGaggatttagaaaagaaacagcagcttctCAGAGCAGCAACAGGAAAG GCCATTTTGAATGGTATAGACAGCATAAACAAAGTTTTGGAGCACTTCCGTCGAAAAGGCATAAACCAGCATGTTCTAAATGGCTATCATGGCATTGTGATGAATAACTTTGAATGCGAACCAGCTTTCTACACCTGTGTTGAAGTTACTGCAGGGAACAG GTTGTTTTATCACATTGTGGATTCTGATGAGGTCAGTACAAAGATCCTAATGGAATTTAACAAAATGAACCTTCCTGGAGAAGTTACTTTCCTCCCTCTGAACAAGCTGGATGTTAGAGATACTGCATATCCTGAGACTAAT GATGCTATTCCTATGATCAGTAAGCTGAGATACAATCCAAGATTTGACAAAGCTTTCAAACATGTTTTTGGAAAGACTCTAATTTGTCGTAGCATGGAAGTGTCTACCCAGCTGGCCAGAGCTTTCACTATGGATTGTATTACTCTGGAAG GTGATCAAGTCAGCCATCGTGGTGCTTTGACTGGAGGTTATTATGACACAAGGAAATCTCGGCTTGAATTGCAAAAAGATGTTAGAAAGGCAGAAGAAGAACTTGGTGAACTCGAAGCAAAACTCAATGAAAACTTACGCAGAAACATTGAAA GGATTAATAATGAGATTGACCAGCTAATGAACCAAATGCAGCAAATTGAGACACAGCAGAGAAAGTTCAAAGCCTCTCGAGACAGTATTTTGTCAGAgatgaaaatgctgaaggagaaaaggCAGCAGTCTGAAAAGACATTTATGCCTAAG CAACGCAGTTTGCAGAGCTTGGAGGCCAGTTTACATGCTATGGAGTCAACTAGAGAATCATTAAAAGCAGAACTGGGGACAGATTTGTTGTCTCAGCTCAGTCTCGAAGATCAGAAACGTGTGGATGCTCTTAATGATGAAATTCGACAACTACAGCAa gaaaacagacagcttttgaatGAGAGGATTAAGCTAGAAGGCATTATCACAAGAGTTGAAACATATCTCAATGAGAATCTGAGAAAACGCTTAGACCAAGTGGAACAA GAACTGAATGAGCTACGAGAAACAGAAGGTGGCACAGTTCTCACTGCTACAACGTCGGAACTTGAGGCTATCAACAAACGAGTGAAAGATACACTGGCTCGGTCAGATG ATCTGGATAATTCTATTGACAAAACAGAAGCAGGAATTAAAGAGCTTCAAAAGAGCATGGAACGCTGGAAGAACATGGAAAAGGAGCATATGGATGCCATTAACCACGACACAAAAGAACTTGAAAAAATGACTAACAGGCAAGGCATGCTCCTCAAGAAGAAAGAGGAATGCATGAAGAAAATCCGAGAGTTGGGTTCACTTCCACAGGAGGCTTTTGAAAAGTATCAGACTTTAAGTTTGAAGCAG ttaTTCCGCAAACTGGAGCAGTGCAATACGGAACTAAAGAAATACAGTCACGTTAATAAAAAAGCTTTAGATCAGTTTGTGAATTtctcagagcagaaggaaaaattgaTAAAAAGACAAGAGGAACTGGACAGAGGCTACAAGTCCATCATGGAGCTGATGAATGTCCTTGAGCTCAGGAAATATGAGGCTATTCAGCTGACTTTCAAACAG gtgtCAAAAAATTTCAGTGAAGTATTCCAGAAGTTAGTCCCTGGTGGCAAGGCCACGTTAGTGATGAAGAAAGGAGATGTGGAGGGCAGTCAGTCCCAGGATGAAGGTGAAGGCAGCACTGAGAGTGAAAGGGGATCTGGATCTCAGAGCAGTGTACCATCTGTAGACCAGTTCACTGGAGTTGGCATAAgg GTATCATTCACAGGGAAGCAGGGTGAAATGAGAGAAATGCAGCAACTCTCAGGTGGACAGAAATCATTAGTGGCCCTAGCCCTGATATTTGCTATCCAGAAATGTGATCCAGCTCCATTTTACTTGTTTGATGAAATTGACCAAGCCCTGGATGCTCAGCACAGAAAAGCTGTTTCAG ATATGATTATGGAACTAGCTGAACATGCTCAGTTTATTACAACAACTTTTAGGCCTGAACTGCTTGAGTCAGCTGACAAGTTCTATGGTGTAAAATTCAGAAACAAG GTTAGTCATATTGATGTGATCACAGCAGAAATGGCCAAAGACTTTGTAGAAGATGACACCACGCATGGCTAA
- the SMC3 gene encoding structural maintenance of chromosomes protein 3 isoform X2 translates to MYIKQVIIQGFRSYRDQTIVDPFSSKHNVIVGRNGSGKSNFFYAIQFVLSDEFSHLRPEQRLALLHEGTGPRVISAFVEIIFDNSDNRLPIDKEEVSLRRVIGAKKDQYFLDKKMVTKNDVMNLLESAGFSRSNPYYIVKQGKINQMATAPDSQRLKLLREVAGTRVYDERKEESISLMKETEGKREKINELLKYIEERLHTLEEEKEELAQYQKWDKMRRALEYTIYNQELNETRAKLDELSAKRETSGEKSRQLRDAQQDARDKMEEIERQVRELKTKISAMKEEKEQLSAERQEQIKQRTKLELKAKDLQDELAGNSEQRKRLLKERQKLLEKIEEKQKELAETEPKFNSVKEKEERGIARLAQATQERTDLYAKQGRGSQFTSKEERDKWIKKELKSLDQAINDKKRQIAAIHKDLEDTEANKEKNLEQYSKLDQDLNEVKARVEELDRKYYEVKNKKDELQSERNYLWREENAEQQALAAKREDLEKKQQLLRAATGKAILNGIDSINKVLEHFRRKGINQHVLNGYHGIVMNNFECEPAFYTCVEVTAGNRLFYHIVDSDEVSTKILMEFNKMNLPGEVTFLPLNKLDVRDTAYPETNDAIPMISKLRYNPRFDKAFKHVFGKTLICRSMEVSTQLARAFTMDCITLEGDQVSHRGALTGGYYDTRKSRLELQKDVRKAEEELGELEAKLNENLRRNIERINNEIDQLMNQMQQIETQQRKFKASRDSILSEMKMLKEKRQQSEKTFMPKQRSLQSLEASLHAMESTRESLKAELGTDLLSQLSLEDQKRVDALNDEIRQLQQENRQLLNERIKLEGIITRVETYLNENLRKRLDQVEQELNELRETEGGTVLTATTSELEAINKRVKDTLARSDDLDNSIDKTEAGIKELQKSMERWKNMEKEHMDAINHDTKELEKMTNRQGMLLKKKEECMKKIRELGSLPQEAFEKYQTLSLKQLFRKLEQCNTELKKYSHVNKKALDQFVNFSEQKEKLIKRQEELDRGYKSIMELMNVLELRKYEAIQLTFKQVSKNFSEVFQKLVPGGKATLVMKKGDVEGSQSQDEGEGSTESERGSGSQSSVPSVDQFTGVGIRVSFTGKQGEMREMQQLSGGQKSLVALALIFAIQKCDPAPFYLFDEIDQALDAQHRKAVSDMIMELAEHAQFITTTFRPELLESADKFYGVKFRNKGTFNKVEE, encoded by the exons GTAATCATTCAGGGCTTTCGAAGCTACAGGGACCAAACCATTGTGGACCCATTCAGCTCAAAACACAATGTCATTG tgggaagaaatggatctggaaaaagcaactttttttatG CAATTCAGTTTGTCCTCAGTGATGAGTTTAGTCATCTTCGCCCAGAGCAGAGACTGGCTTTGTTGCAT GAAGGTACAGGTCCTCGTGTTATTTCAGCGtttgtggaaattatttttgacaATTCGGACAACAGGTTACCG attGATAAAGAGGAAGTCTCACTTCGCAGAGTCATTGGAGCCAAGAAGGACCAATATTTCTTAGACAAGAAAATGGTGAC gaaaaatgaTGTAATGAATCTTCTTGAAAGTGCTGGATTTTCTCGCAGTAATCCCTACTATATTGTCAAACAAGGAAAG ATCAACCAGATGGCCACAGCTCCTGACTCACAAAGACTGAAGTTACTAAGAGAAGTAGCTGGTACCAGAGTGTACGATGAACGTAAAGAAGAGAGTATTTCACTAATGAAAGAAACAG AGGGTAAGCGAGAGAAGATCAATGAGTTGTTGAAATACATTGAAGAGAGACTGCATACCctagaagaggagaaagaagagctggCTCAGTACCAGAAATGGGATAAAATGAGGAGAGCATTGGAATACACCATTTATAATCAGGAGCTTAATGAAACCCGAGCTAAGCTTGATGAG CTTTCTGCCAAACGAGAGACAAGTGGAGAGAAATCCAGGCAGCTGAGAGATGCACAGCAAGACGCTAGAGATAAAATGGAG GAAATAGAACGGCAAGTTCGAGAACTGAAGACAAAGATTTCagcaatgaaagaagagaaagaacaactTAGTGCTGAAAGACAGGAGCAGATTAAACAGAGGACTAAATTAGAGCTGAAGGCTAAAGATCTGCAGGATGAATTAGCTGGCAACAGTGAACAAAGG AAAAGACTGTTAAAAGAGAGGCAAAAGCTTCTTGAGAAAATtgaggagaagcagaaagaattAGCAGAAACGGAGCCGAAATTCAacagtgtaaaagaaaaagaagagaggggaATTGCTAG ACTTGCACAGGCTACGCAGGAAAGAACAGATCTTTACGCAAAACAAGGTCGAGGAAGCCAGTTTACTTCCAAAGAAGAAAGAGATAAGTGGATAAAGAAAGAACTGAAGTCTTTAGATCAAGCCATCAATGACAAGAAGCGGCAGATTGCAGCTATACACAAGGATTTAGAGGATACAGAggcaaacaaggagaaaaatttaGAACAGTACAGT aaaCTGGACCAGGATCTTAATGAAGTGAAGGCTCGTGTTGAGGAACTGGACAGAAAATActatgaagtgaaaaataaaaaggatgaacTACAGAGCGAAAGAAA tTATCTATGGAGAGAAGAGAATGCAGAACAACAAGCTCTTGCTGCAAAGCGGGaggatttagaaaagaaacagcagcttctCAGAGCAGCAACAGGAAAG GCCATTTTGAATGGTATAGACAGCATAAACAAAGTTTTGGAGCACTTCCGTCGAAAAGGCATAAACCAGCATGTTCTAAATGGCTATCATGGCATTGTGATGAATAACTTTGAATGCGAACCAGCTTTCTACACCTGTGTTGAAGTTACTGCAGGGAACAG GTTGTTTTATCACATTGTGGATTCTGATGAGGTCAGTACAAAGATCCTAATGGAATTTAACAAAATGAACCTTCCTGGAGAAGTTACTTTCCTCCCTCTGAACAAGCTGGATGTTAGAGATACTGCATATCCTGAGACTAAT GATGCTATTCCTATGATCAGTAAGCTGAGATACAATCCAAGATTTGACAAAGCTTTCAAACATGTTTTTGGAAAGACTCTAATTTGTCGTAGCATGGAAGTGTCTACCCAGCTGGCCAGAGCTTTCACTATGGATTGTATTACTCTGGAAG GTGATCAAGTCAGCCATCGTGGTGCTTTGACTGGAGGTTATTATGACACAAGGAAATCTCGGCTTGAATTGCAAAAAGATGTTAGAAAGGCAGAAGAAGAACTTGGTGAACTCGAAGCAAAACTCAATGAAAACTTACGCAGAAACATTGAAA GGATTAATAATGAGATTGACCAGCTAATGAACCAAATGCAGCAAATTGAGACACAGCAGAGAAAGTTCAAAGCCTCTCGAGACAGTATTTTGTCAGAgatgaaaatgctgaaggagaaaaggCAGCAGTCTGAAAAGACATTTATGCCTAAG CAACGCAGTTTGCAGAGCTTGGAGGCCAGTTTACATGCTATGGAGTCAACTAGAGAATCATTAAAAGCAGAACTGGGGACAGATTTGTTGTCTCAGCTCAGTCTCGAAGATCAGAAACGTGTGGATGCTCTTAATGATGAAATTCGACAACTACAGCAa gaaaacagacagcttttgaatGAGAGGATTAAGCTAGAAGGCATTATCACAAGAGTTGAAACATATCTCAATGAGAATCTGAGAAAACGCTTAGACCAAGTGGAACAA GAACTGAATGAGCTACGAGAAACAGAAGGTGGCACAGTTCTCACTGCTACAACGTCGGAACTTGAGGCTATCAACAAACGAGTGAAAGATACACTGGCTCGGTCAGATG ATCTGGATAATTCTATTGACAAAACAGAAGCAGGAATTAAAGAGCTTCAAAAGAGCATGGAACGCTGGAAGAACATGGAAAAGGAGCATATGGATGCCATTAACCACGACACAAAAGAACTTGAAAAAATGACTAACAGGCAAGGCATGCTCCTCAAGAAGAAAGAGGAATGCATGAAGAAAATCCGAGAGTTGGGTTCACTTCCACAGGAGGCTTTTGAAAAGTATCAGACTTTAAGTTTGAAGCAG ttaTTCCGCAAACTGGAGCAGTGCAATACGGAACTAAAGAAATACAGTCACGTTAATAAAAAAGCTTTAGATCAGTTTGTGAATTtctcagagcagaaggaaaaattgaTAAAAAGACAAGAGGAACTGGACAGAGGCTACAAGTCCATCATGGAGCTGATGAATGTCCTTGAGCTCAGGAAATATGAGGCTATTCAGCTGACTTTCAAACAG gtgtCAAAAAATTTCAGTGAAGTATTCCAGAAGTTAGTCCCTGGTGGCAAGGCCACGTTAGTGATGAAGAAAGGAGATGTGGAGGGCAGTCAGTCCCAGGATGAAGGTGAAGGCAGCACTGAGAGTGAAAGGGGATCTGGATCTCAGAGCAGTGTACCATCTGTAGACCAGTTCACTGGAGTTGGCATAAgg GTATCATTCACAGGGAAGCAGGGTGAAATGAGAGAAATGCAGCAACTCTCAGGTGGACAGAAATCATTAGTGGCCCTAGCCCTGATATTTGCTATCCAGAAATGTGATCCAGCTCCATTTTACTTGTTTGATGAAATTGACCAAGCCCTGGATGCTCAGCACAGAAAAGCTGTTTCAG ATATGATTATGGAACTAGCTGAACATGCTCAGTTTATTACAACAACTTTTAGGCCTGAACTGCTTGAGTCAGCTGACAAGTTCTATGGTGTAAAATTCAGAAACAAG GGCACTTTCAACAAAGTGGAAGAATAA